ATATCCAGCCCTGGTTTTTTTATGTTGTCAAAAATGAAACAATAAAAAAGGGATTGGCACAGGCAGCATATGGACAGAATTTTTTAGCAAAAGCCCCGGTAGTCTTTGTGGTATGTGCTATTCCCAGAATCTCAGCCACGTCTTATAGTGA
This is a stretch of genomic DNA from Nitrospinota bacterium. It encodes these proteins:
- a CDS encoding nitroreductase family protein; the encoded protein is MKNIDFILKRRSCRDFSGEPLREGDLEILLEALRRAPSAGNIQPWFFYVVKNETIKKGLAQAAYGQNFLAKAPVVFVVCAIPRISATSYS